In the Silvanigrella aquatica genome, TTTAATGTTACTAAGTGAGTTGTAACAGCTAGTTTTTTTGTTAATTCATTCATCAAATAGCGTGATATTTTTTCAGATTGAGAATTTTTTCTATGACTTCCAGATATAATTGAAATTTTCATTTTTTCTCTCAGTAATGGGTTTGAATTTAAAAAAGTTATACATAAAAAGTATGTTATAACAGTGATGAATAATATAATATTATTTTAGAAATTCAAGCAATGAGGGCGTGAGCATTTTAGAACTTGCCTGTAATGTAAAATTAAGTGCCGATTCTGCTCTGCGCAAATCGATAGCTGATTTTACCATATCAGCACCTTCCAAATTATTATTATCATTATGGAGTTGCGCTTCTCCGCGATCAAGACGTTCCGAAACATCCTCTAAGGCATTACGACGAGCACCTAAAGAAGCAGTTGCCGTAACAACAGAATTCATGGCAGCATCCATATCTACCATGGATTGATGCAACTTATCCCTATCCCATGTATATAACGAGTCATACATATTTTCTAGAATTTTAACTAAAGGAGGACGCTTTCCTTCTAATCCACCAGGCACATCGAAAACACTTCTTCCATTCACATTAATAGGCCTAAAACTATCCTCATCTACTTGAACAAAGATAAATCCATCATCACCTAAATAATGCCCATCGGGAGAAACAGGAGGT is a window encoding:
- the flgL gene encoding flagellar hook-associated protein FlgL: MALQPRISEQYRYGTTLDRIGNVKSIADDVNDTAISARKLKRISDDPVATIRVLRNRTRITNLDQYRKSLDFGRGYLAKTEDALTSIYDSLIRAKELSIQQSNNIYDEPAQKAVAEEIRQILNHVIILGNTTYGDKYVFGGFQTTQPPVSPDGHYLGDDGFIFVQVDEDSFRPINVNGRSVFDVPGGLEGKRPPLVKILENMYDSLYTWDRDKLHQSMVDMDAAMNSVVTATASLGARRNALEDVSERLDRGEAQLHNDNNNLEGADMVKSAIDLRRAESALNFTLQASSKMLTPSLLEFLK